attgaatatttaaaaaaaaaatctgtgttcATTAATATTGAACCAATGATATGAACTGAAATATATTCATTGAAACAATGAATGAATTCCTTAAACCaatgaaatgttttcttaaattaacgaaaatgttcattataTTATTGCGTAGTTTAAATAttcatgaacattttcattaatattatgattttttttttttgcttttatgcACACATCAAATACCGacaattccaatttttatatctcTTACAAGAAACCAATTGCTTTTGTAACCCCTTTCCCGCCCCTCAAATAAACGTACTTCATAACCTTCACTCTTTTCCGATGAAGCACTCAGTGATCGTTGAGCTGCTGTCCGTGACCGTGAACGTGTTCGTGATTTACGTTCCTGCTCACGCAATGAACTGCTACGTGATACAATGGCAGCCATTGCGGCAGCGTTAGGTGTGGCATTTGAGGAATAGGCATTCAAACTTGTGCTCGAGTtggataagggttttgtggtacTTAGAGATCGGCTGCTGGaggaatttttattcaaatacgAATTACTGGAACCTTTGGATGCTGAACCCAAACTAAGAGATGCTGTTGTTATACCATTGTCATAGGATGAAGAGGCATAAGGACTTTTATAACTGTTGTATGAGGAATTTGTGCTATAACGTGACGAAGGTGCATCATAACCATTGGATGAGGCTGCAACCGTTTTTGTTGTAGAAGAGGGTGGTGTCAACGTAGAGGAGGAAGAATTGGAATATTGAAATGATTTCACATTGCATTCGTTTTGTGAATTGGAACTGGATGAATATAGGCCAGAAGCTGTGGATGCATATGAGGGCGATGACGATTTGGATGAGGGTGAAGGTGAGGCTGCATGCGGTGAACGCATATAGGACTTTAGGGAAGATGACGAATGATTCGATTTATAGCCGGAGTTAGGGGAATTGCCATTGGAAACATGAGCATGGTGATTGCCATTCAAGGATTTGGAAGTTTTGGACGATGATAATGGTGGAGGCGTTAGTGATATAGTAATTGAATGATGATGAATCTGCTGTTGAGCATGATGATGATGTGGATGACTGCTGGATGCTAATGGCGATGCTGATCTTGGTATTTTAGTAATGCCCGCAGCAGCATTAGCAATAGATGTGGATGTGGCGGCAGCAACAGCTTTAACCTTAGAGCAAGCAGCGAGATATTCATGGCGATAACTGGATGACGATGATGTTTTATTACCATTTCCATAATAGCTATTACTATTGCGTGATCCAGATGATCCAGTACTATAGAGATTTTCCCGAGATGAATAGGCACTGGTATAGGGACTTTGATAATAGGATGATGAAGAGCCTCCACTATTTGAACCTAAACCATTTTGATAGTAGCCAGTACTTAAAGGTCtcgacgacgatgatgatgatgacgaataGCCATTTGTACCAAATCCACTGCCATATGAGGAACCATTATAATTGTAACCACCCGTGGAGCCTTGGGCCCTAGAGCTCGATAACGAACGGCGACGTGAGGCCGACGAAGACGTCAATGGCTGTGAGGCACGTGATGTGCGTGAGGAGCGAAAGGACATTTTCAAAGTGTCCTTGGTATACTCCTCGATGGTTTATTGctattttacttaatttttcgaCTCGATTACAAAAGCTTAAATAGAATTCAATACACAAGTCAAATGGATTTATTTTCAAACCAAAAAACGAGATGCtcgcagaaaaaaattaacaacgcattttaagttttctttgtttttgttttggggaATGTACGTATATCCCCTACAGTACCATACACCTTTGTCTAttcaattttcctataaattacttgagatttttataaacaatacaCGGAAcagataatatttatttttatccacTGTACGTATGTAGCATTGGGCCAGAAGCAAGACCATAACAGCTATTCACGTCATACCAATTCTTCTTAGtccaattgttttaattttcgtgtatattttttgtttttgtgcaaAATCTCATTATTTACATCAATTAAATGCCAAAATTTATGGCAAACTTATTTATGAATTTGTTATCTTTTACCCTAACACCTCGATGAAATCCACATTTAATTGTTTGGATAATATACTAAATAAAAAGTCTTAGAATCTACACTGAACAAATATCGTTGGACAACTTAACTATGTGATAAATTAGCGCTGATTTTAGTGTGATGAAATTCTTGACACAATTTGTACTGTGCCTCTgaatttcatactttttttacaggttggctgataagtccccggtctgacacatagatggcgtcgctagtattaaatgcatattatttttatatagtaccaacctgcaaatgattcgtgtcaaaatttgacgtctgtaagacaattaatttgtgagatagagcgtct
This is a stretch of genomic DNA from Haematobia irritans isolate KBUSLIRL chromosome 4, ASM5000362v1, whole genome shotgun sequence. It encodes these proteins:
- the Mbs gene encoding myosin binding subunit isoform X19 encodes the protein MSFRSSRTSRASQPLTSSSASRRRSLSSSRAQGSTGGYNYNGSSYGSGFGTNGYSSSSSSSSRPLSTGYYQNGLGSNSGGSSSSYYQSPYTSAYSSRENLYSTGSSGSRNSNSYYGNASSNGYDAPSSRYSTNSSYNSYKSPYASSSYDNGITTASLSLGSASKGSSNSYLNKNSSSSRSLSTTKPLSNSSTSLNAYSSNATPNAAAMAAIVSRSSSLREQERKSRTRSRSRTAAQRSLSASSEKSEGYESGGETRGSRSRAGSTVSVSTSTTSATDDKKTRDKTENSSDNIDYKALWEAVKLENDKLKQQLKKKDEEVVQTRATLERFANAQLDAYKTENLRLKEENGALIRVISKLSK
- the Mbs gene encoding myosin binding subunit isoform X18; amino-acid sequence: MSFRSSRTSRASQPLTSSSASRRRSLSSSRAQGSTGGYNYNGSSYGSGFGTNGYSSSSSSSSRPLSTGYYQNGLGSNSGGSSSSYYQSPYTSAYSSRENLYSTGSSGSRNSNSYYGNASSNGYDAPSSRYSTNSSYNSYKSPYASSSYDNGITTASLSLGSASKGSSNSYLNKNSSSSRSLSTTKPLSNSSTSLNAYSSNATPNAAAMAAIVSRSSSLREQERKSRTRSRSRTAAQRSLSASSEKSEGYESGGETRGSRSRAGSTVSVSTSTTSATDDKKTRDKTENSSDNIDYKALWEAVKLENDKLKQQLKKKDEEVVQTRATLERFANATNKNSLSEIEKRERRAMERKLSELEEELKQLDAYKTENLRLKEENGALIRVISKLSK
- the Mbs gene encoding myosin binding subunit isoform X17, producing MSFRSSRTSRASQPLTSSSASRRRSLSSSRAQGSTGGYNYNGSSYGSGFGTNGYSSSSSSSSRPLSTGYYQNGLGSNSGGSSSSYYQSPYTSAYSSRENLYSTGSSGSRNSNSYYGNASSNGYDAPSSRYSTNSSYNSYKSPYASSSYDNGITTASLSLGSASKGSSNSYLNKNSSSSRSLSTTKPLSNSSTSLNAYSSNATPNAAAMAAIVSRSSSLREQERKSRTRSRSRTAAQRSLSASSEKSEGYESGGETRGSRSRAGSTVSVSTSTTSATDDKKTRDKTENSSDNIDYKALWEAVKLENDKLKQQLKKKDEEVVQTRATLERFANATNKNSLSEIEKRERRAMERKLSELEEELKLLQKLKNENERLRAENRALTRVVSKLTSSAQSQLSKANNKQ